From the genome of Delphinus delphis chromosome 8, mDelDel1.2, whole genome shotgun sequence, one region includes:
- the TMEM25 gene encoding transmembrane protein 25 isoform X2, translating into MALPPGPATLPHTLLLLPALLSSGTPLFIPWPCICAVKSPSVPSLPAPSVWVPIPGTRVGFPSSTSPRSSRPWLENPGALSLGLLPFCNWTSSRPQNSTKPPPALHRIPCVPGWGELAPQIDGHTWAERALRENERHAFTCWVAGGPGTPRLAWYLDGQLQKTSTSRLLSVGREAFSGGTSTFTVTAQRAQHELNCSLQDPDSGRSANASVLLNVQFKPEIAQVGAKYQEAQGPGLLVVLFALVRANPPANVTWIDEDGPVTVNTSDFLVLDAQNYPWLTKHTVQLQLRSLPQNLSVVATNDVGVTSASLPAPGLLATRVEVPLLGIVVAGGLALGTLVGFSTLVACLVCRKAKKTKGPSRRPSLISSDSNNLKLNNVRLPRENMSLPSHLQLNDLTPDSRGKRADQQMAQDNSQPELLDPEPGGLLTSRGSGRAGSAAIAHGPSRSVACGIFLDRGTNPRPLQRQANSQPLRHQGSPCMYLF; encoded by the exons ATGGCGCTGCCTCCAGGGCCAGCTACCCTCCCGCACACACTTCTGCTCCTGCCGGCCCTTCTGAGCTCAGGTACACCCCTGTTCATCCCTTGGCCATGCATTTGTGCGGTCAAGtccccctctgtcccctcctTGCCTGCACCTTCAGTTTGGGTACCCATTCCAGGCACCAGAGTTGGGTTCCCTTCATCCACCTCCCCAAGGTCCAGCCGTCCCTGGTTAGAGAACCCAGGTGCTCTGTCTCTTGGCCTGCTGCCCTTCTGTAACTGGACCTCATCCCGGCCACAGAACAGTACTAAGCCTCCACCAGCTCTCCACAGAATCCCCTGTGTTCCAGGTTGGGGGGAGTTGGCGCCACAAATTGATGGTCATACCTGGGCAGAGCGGGCACTTCGAGAGAATGAACGCCACGCCTTCACCTGCTGGGTGGCAGGGGGGCCTGGCACCCCCCGATTGGCCTGGTACCTGGATGGACAGCTACAGAAGACCAGCACCTCAAGACTGCTGAGCGTGGGCAGGGAGGCCTTCTCTGGAGGCACCAGCACTTTCACTGTCACTGCCCAGCGGGCCCAGCATGAGCTCAACTGCTCCCTGCAAGACCCAGACAGTGGCCGGTCAGCCAACGCCTCCGTCCTCCTCAATGTGCAAT TTAAGCCGGAGATTGCCCAGGTTGGGGCTAAGTACCAGGAAGCTCAAGGCCCGGGCCTCCTGGTCGTCCTTTTTGCCCTGGTGCGTGCGAACCCGCCTGCCAACGTGACCTGGATCGACGAGGATGGGCCGGTGACTGTCAACACCTCTGACTTCCTGGTGCTGGATGCCCAGAACTACCCCTGGCTCACCAAACACACCGTGCAACTGCAGCTCCGCAGCCTGCCACAGAACCTGTCCGTGGTGGCCACCAACGACGTGGGTGTCACCAGCGCCTCGCTTCCGGCCCCAG GGCTCCTGGCCACCCGGGTGGAAGTGCCACTGCTGGGGATCGTTGTGGCCGGAGGGCTTGCCTTGGGCACCCTGGTGGGGTTCAGCACCTTGGTGGCCTGTCTGGTCTGCAGGAAAGCGAAGAAGACCAAAG gcccctcccggCGCCCATCCCTGATCTCTAG TGACTCCAACAACCTGAAACTCAACAACGTGCGCCTGCCGCGGGAGAACATGTCCCTCCCGTCCCACCTGCAGCTCAACGACCTCACTCCGGACTCCAGAG GGAAACGAGCGGACCAGCAGATGGCTCAGGACAACAGCCAGCCAGAACTTCTGGATCCGGAGCCCGGCGGCCTCCTCACCAGCCGAG gctccggacgcgcaggctcagcagccatcgctcacgggcccagccgctccgtggcatgtgggatcttcctggaccggggcacgaacccgcgtcccctgcaacggcaggcgaactctcaaccactgcgccaccagggaagcccatgtatgtatttattttaa
- the TMEM25 gene encoding transmembrane protein 25 isoform X11: protein MALPPGPATLPHTLLLLPALLSSGWGELAPQIDGHTWAERALRENERHAFTCWVAGGPGTPRLAWYLDGQLQKTSTSRLLSVGREAFSGGTSTFTVTAQRAQHELNCSLQDPDSGRSANASVLLNVQFKPEIAQVGAKYQEAQGPGLLVVLFALVRANPPANVTWIDEDGPVTVNTSDFLVLDAQNYPWLTKHTVQLQLRSLPQNLSVVATNDVGVTSASLPAPGPSRRPSLISSDSNNLKLNNVRLPRENMSLPSHLQLNDLTPDSRGKRADQQMAQDNSQPELLDPEPGGLLTSRGLTNFLFQYWLRTRRLSSHRSRAQPLRGMWDLPGPGHEPASPATAGELSTTAPPGKPMYVFILK from the exons ATGGCGCTGCCTCCAGGGCCAGCTACCCTCCCGCACACACTTCTGCTCCTGCCGGCCCTTCTGAGCTCAG GTTGGGGGGAGTTGGCGCCACAAATTGATGGTCATACCTGGGCAGAGCGGGCACTTCGAGAGAATGAACGCCACGCCTTCACCTGCTGGGTGGCAGGGGGGCCTGGCACCCCCCGATTGGCCTGGTACCTGGATGGACAGCTACAGAAGACCAGCACCTCAAGACTGCTGAGCGTGGGCAGGGAGGCCTTCTCTGGAGGCACCAGCACTTTCACTGTCACTGCCCAGCGGGCCCAGCATGAGCTCAACTGCTCCCTGCAAGACCCAGACAGTGGCCGGTCAGCCAACGCCTCCGTCCTCCTCAATGTGCAAT TTAAGCCGGAGATTGCCCAGGTTGGGGCTAAGTACCAGGAAGCTCAAGGCCCGGGCCTCCTGGTCGTCCTTTTTGCCCTGGTGCGTGCGAACCCGCCTGCCAACGTGACCTGGATCGACGAGGATGGGCCGGTGACTGTCAACACCTCTGACTTCCTGGTGCTGGATGCCCAGAACTACCCCTGGCTCACCAAACACACCGTGCAACTGCAGCTCCGCAGCCTGCCACAGAACCTGTCCGTGGTGGCCACCAACGACGTGGGTGTCACCAGCGCCTCGCTTCCGGCCCCAG gcccctcccggCGCCCATCCCTGATCTCTAG TGACTCCAACAACCTGAAACTCAACAACGTGCGCCTGCCGCGGGAGAACATGTCCCTCCCGTCCCACCTGCAGCTCAACGACCTCACTCCGGACTCCAGAG GGAAACGAGCGGACCAGCAGATGGCTCAGGACAACAGCCAGCCAGAACTTCTGGATCCGGAGCCCGGCGGCCTCCTCACCAGCCGAG GTcttacaaattttctttttcagtattg gctccggacgcgcaggctcagcagccatcgctcacgggcccagccgctccgtggcatgtgggatcttcctggaccggggcacgaacccgcgtcccctgcaacggcaggcgaactctcaaccactgcgccaccagggaagcccatgtatgtatttattttaaaataa
- the TMEM25 gene encoding transmembrane protein 25 isoform X1, which produces MALPPGPATLPHTLLLLPALLSSGTPLFIPWPCICAVKSPSVPSLPAPSVWVPIPGTRVGFPSSTSPRSSRPWLENPGALSLGLLPFCNWTSSRPQNSTKPPPALHRIPCVPGWGELAPQIDGHTWAERALRENERHAFTCWVAGGPGTPRLAWYLDGQLQKTSTSRLLSVGREAFSGGTSTFTVTAQRAQHELNCSLQDPDSGRSANASVLLNVQFKPEIAQVGAKYQEAQGPGLLVVLFALVRANPPANVTWIDEDGPVTVNTSDFLVLDAQNYPWLTKHTVQLQLRSLPQNLSVVATNDVGVTSASLPAPGLLATRVEVPLLGIVVAGGLALGTLVGFSTLVACLVCRKAKKTKGPSRRPSLISSDSNNLKLNNVRLPRENMSLPSHLQLNDLTPDSRGKRADQQMAQDNSQPELLDPEPGGLLTSRGLTNFLFQYWLRTRRLSSHRSRAQPLRGMWDLPGPGHEPASPATAGELSTTAPPGKPMYVFILK; this is translated from the exons ATGGCGCTGCCTCCAGGGCCAGCTACCCTCCCGCACACACTTCTGCTCCTGCCGGCCCTTCTGAGCTCAGGTACACCCCTGTTCATCCCTTGGCCATGCATTTGTGCGGTCAAGtccccctctgtcccctcctTGCCTGCACCTTCAGTTTGGGTACCCATTCCAGGCACCAGAGTTGGGTTCCCTTCATCCACCTCCCCAAGGTCCAGCCGTCCCTGGTTAGAGAACCCAGGTGCTCTGTCTCTTGGCCTGCTGCCCTTCTGTAACTGGACCTCATCCCGGCCACAGAACAGTACTAAGCCTCCACCAGCTCTCCACAGAATCCCCTGTGTTCCAGGTTGGGGGGAGTTGGCGCCACAAATTGATGGTCATACCTGGGCAGAGCGGGCACTTCGAGAGAATGAACGCCACGCCTTCACCTGCTGGGTGGCAGGGGGGCCTGGCACCCCCCGATTGGCCTGGTACCTGGATGGACAGCTACAGAAGACCAGCACCTCAAGACTGCTGAGCGTGGGCAGGGAGGCCTTCTCTGGAGGCACCAGCACTTTCACTGTCACTGCCCAGCGGGCCCAGCATGAGCTCAACTGCTCCCTGCAAGACCCAGACAGTGGCCGGTCAGCCAACGCCTCCGTCCTCCTCAATGTGCAAT TTAAGCCGGAGATTGCCCAGGTTGGGGCTAAGTACCAGGAAGCTCAAGGCCCGGGCCTCCTGGTCGTCCTTTTTGCCCTGGTGCGTGCGAACCCGCCTGCCAACGTGACCTGGATCGACGAGGATGGGCCGGTGACTGTCAACACCTCTGACTTCCTGGTGCTGGATGCCCAGAACTACCCCTGGCTCACCAAACACACCGTGCAACTGCAGCTCCGCAGCCTGCCACAGAACCTGTCCGTGGTGGCCACCAACGACGTGGGTGTCACCAGCGCCTCGCTTCCGGCCCCAG GGCTCCTGGCCACCCGGGTGGAAGTGCCACTGCTGGGGATCGTTGTGGCCGGAGGGCTTGCCTTGGGCACCCTGGTGGGGTTCAGCACCTTGGTGGCCTGTCTGGTCTGCAGGAAAGCGAAGAAGACCAAAG gcccctcccggCGCCCATCCCTGATCTCTAG TGACTCCAACAACCTGAAACTCAACAACGTGCGCCTGCCGCGGGAGAACATGTCCCTCCCGTCCCACCTGCAGCTCAACGACCTCACTCCGGACTCCAGAG GGAAACGAGCGGACCAGCAGATGGCTCAGGACAACAGCCAGCCAGAACTTCTGGATCCGGAGCCCGGCGGCCTCCTCACCAGCCGAG GTcttacaaattttctttttcagtattg gctccggacgcgcaggctcagcagccatcgctcacgggcccagccgctccgtggcatgtgggatcttcctggaccggggcacgaacccgcgtcccctgcaacggcaggcgaactctcaaccactgcgccaccagggaagcccatgtatgtatttattttaaaataa
- the TMEM25 gene encoding transmembrane protein 25 isoform X9 yields MALPPGPATLPHTLLLLPALLSSGWGELAPQIDGHTWAERALRENERHAFTCWVAGGPGTPRLAWYLDGQLQKTSTSRLLSVGREAFSGGTSTFTVTAQRAQHELNCSLQDPDSGRSANASVLLNVQFKPEIAQVGAKYQEAQGPGLLVVLFALVRANPPANVTWIDEDGPVTVNTSDFLVLDAQNYPWLTKHTVQLQLRSLPQNLSVVATNDVGVTSASLPAPGLLATRVEVPLLGIVVAGGLALGTLVGFSTLVACLVCRKAKKTKGPSRRPSLISSDSNNLKLNNVRLPRENMSLPSHLQLNDLTPDSRGKRADQQMAQDNSQPELLDPEPGGLLTSRGLTNFLFQYWLRTRRLSSHRSRAQPLRGMWDLPGPGHEPASPATAGELSTTAPPGKPMYVFILK; encoded by the exons ATGGCGCTGCCTCCAGGGCCAGCTACCCTCCCGCACACACTTCTGCTCCTGCCGGCCCTTCTGAGCTCAG GTTGGGGGGAGTTGGCGCCACAAATTGATGGTCATACCTGGGCAGAGCGGGCACTTCGAGAGAATGAACGCCACGCCTTCACCTGCTGGGTGGCAGGGGGGCCTGGCACCCCCCGATTGGCCTGGTACCTGGATGGACAGCTACAGAAGACCAGCACCTCAAGACTGCTGAGCGTGGGCAGGGAGGCCTTCTCTGGAGGCACCAGCACTTTCACTGTCACTGCCCAGCGGGCCCAGCATGAGCTCAACTGCTCCCTGCAAGACCCAGACAGTGGCCGGTCAGCCAACGCCTCCGTCCTCCTCAATGTGCAAT TTAAGCCGGAGATTGCCCAGGTTGGGGCTAAGTACCAGGAAGCTCAAGGCCCGGGCCTCCTGGTCGTCCTTTTTGCCCTGGTGCGTGCGAACCCGCCTGCCAACGTGACCTGGATCGACGAGGATGGGCCGGTGACTGTCAACACCTCTGACTTCCTGGTGCTGGATGCCCAGAACTACCCCTGGCTCACCAAACACACCGTGCAACTGCAGCTCCGCAGCCTGCCACAGAACCTGTCCGTGGTGGCCACCAACGACGTGGGTGTCACCAGCGCCTCGCTTCCGGCCCCAG GGCTCCTGGCCACCCGGGTGGAAGTGCCACTGCTGGGGATCGTTGTGGCCGGAGGGCTTGCCTTGGGCACCCTGGTGGGGTTCAGCACCTTGGTGGCCTGTCTGGTCTGCAGGAAAGCGAAGAAGACCAAAG gcccctcccggCGCCCATCCCTGATCTCTAG TGACTCCAACAACCTGAAACTCAACAACGTGCGCCTGCCGCGGGAGAACATGTCCCTCCCGTCCCACCTGCAGCTCAACGACCTCACTCCGGACTCCAGAG GGAAACGAGCGGACCAGCAGATGGCTCAGGACAACAGCCAGCCAGAACTTCTGGATCCGGAGCCCGGCGGCCTCCTCACCAGCCGAG GTcttacaaattttctttttcagtattg gctccggacgcgcaggctcagcagccatcgctcacgggcccagccgctccgtggcatgtgggatcttcctggaccggggcacgaacccgcgtcccctgcaacggcaggcgaactctcaaccactgcgccaccagggaagcccatgtatgtatttattttaaaataa
- the TMEM25 gene encoding transmembrane protein 25 isoform X6 → MALPPGPATLPHTLLLLPALLSSGTPLFIPWPCICAVKSPSVPSLPAPSVWVPIPGTRVGFPSSTSPRSSRPWLENPGALSLGLLPFCNWTSSRPQNSTKPPPALHRIPCVPGWGELAPQIDGHTWAERALRENERHAFTCWVAGGPGTPRLAWYLDGQLQKTSTSRLLSVGREAFSGGTSTFTVTAQRAQHELNCSLQDPDSGRSANASVLLNVQFKPEIAQVGAKYQEAQGPGLLVVLFALVRANPPANVTWIDEDGPVTVNTSDFLVLDAQNYPWLTKHTVQLQLRSLPQNLSVVATNDVGVTSASLPAPGLLATRVEVPLLGIVVAGGLALGTLVGFSTLVACLVCRKAKKTKGPSRRPSLISSDSNNLKLNNVRLPRENMSLPSHLQLNDLTPDSRGKRADQQMAQDNSQPELLDPEPGGLLTSRECELLEVRDHQLN, encoded by the exons ATGGCGCTGCCTCCAGGGCCAGCTACCCTCCCGCACACACTTCTGCTCCTGCCGGCCCTTCTGAGCTCAGGTACACCCCTGTTCATCCCTTGGCCATGCATTTGTGCGGTCAAGtccccctctgtcccctcctTGCCTGCACCTTCAGTTTGGGTACCCATTCCAGGCACCAGAGTTGGGTTCCCTTCATCCACCTCCCCAAGGTCCAGCCGTCCCTGGTTAGAGAACCCAGGTGCTCTGTCTCTTGGCCTGCTGCCCTTCTGTAACTGGACCTCATCCCGGCCACAGAACAGTACTAAGCCTCCACCAGCTCTCCACAGAATCCCCTGTGTTCCAGGTTGGGGGGAGTTGGCGCCACAAATTGATGGTCATACCTGGGCAGAGCGGGCACTTCGAGAGAATGAACGCCACGCCTTCACCTGCTGGGTGGCAGGGGGGCCTGGCACCCCCCGATTGGCCTGGTACCTGGATGGACAGCTACAGAAGACCAGCACCTCAAGACTGCTGAGCGTGGGCAGGGAGGCCTTCTCTGGAGGCACCAGCACTTTCACTGTCACTGCCCAGCGGGCCCAGCATGAGCTCAACTGCTCCCTGCAAGACCCAGACAGTGGCCGGTCAGCCAACGCCTCCGTCCTCCTCAATGTGCAAT TTAAGCCGGAGATTGCCCAGGTTGGGGCTAAGTACCAGGAAGCTCAAGGCCCGGGCCTCCTGGTCGTCCTTTTTGCCCTGGTGCGTGCGAACCCGCCTGCCAACGTGACCTGGATCGACGAGGATGGGCCGGTGACTGTCAACACCTCTGACTTCCTGGTGCTGGATGCCCAGAACTACCCCTGGCTCACCAAACACACCGTGCAACTGCAGCTCCGCAGCCTGCCACAGAACCTGTCCGTGGTGGCCACCAACGACGTGGGTGTCACCAGCGCCTCGCTTCCGGCCCCAG GGCTCCTGGCCACCCGGGTGGAAGTGCCACTGCTGGGGATCGTTGTGGCCGGAGGGCTTGCCTTGGGCACCCTGGTGGGGTTCAGCACCTTGGTGGCCTGTCTGGTCTGCAGGAAAGCGAAGAAGACCAAAG gcccctcccggCGCCCATCCCTGATCTCTAG TGACTCCAACAACCTGAAACTCAACAACGTGCGCCTGCCGCGGGAGAACATGTCCCTCCCGTCCCACCTGCAGCTCAACGACCTCACTCCGGACTCCAGAG GGAAACGAGCGGACCAGCAGATGGCTCAGGACAACAGCCAGCCAGAACTTCTGGATCCGGAGCCCGGCGGCCTCCTCACCAGCCGAG AATGTGAACTCCTTGAAGTCAGAGACCATCAGTTAAACTGA
- the TMEM25 gene encoding transmembrane protein 25 isoform X7, with amino-acid sequence MALPPGPATLPHTLLLLPALLSSGTPLFIPWPCICAVKSPSVPSLPAPSVWVPIPGTRVGFPSSTSPRSSRPWLENPGALSLGLLPFCNWTSSRPQNSTKPPPALHRIPCVPGWGELAPQIDGHTWAERALRENERHAFTCWVAGGPGTPRLAWYLDGQLQKTSTSRLLSVGREAFSGGTSTFTVTAQRAQHELNCSLQDPDSGRSANASVLLNVQFKPEIAQVGAKYQEAQGPGLLVVLFALVRANPPANVTWIDEDGPVTVNTSDFLVLDAQNYPWLTKHTVQLQLRSLPQNLSVVATNDVGVTSASLPAPGLLATRVEVPLLGIVVAGGLALGTLVGFSTLVACLVCRKAKKTKGPSRRPSLISSDSNNLKLNNVRLPRENMSLPSHLQLNDLTPDSRGKRADQQMAQDNSQPELLDPEPGGLLTSRGLTNFLFQYW; translated from the exons ATGGCGCTGCCTCCAGGGCCAGCTACCCTCCCGCACACACTTCTGCTCCTGCCGGCCCTTCTGAGCTCAGGTACACCCCTGTTCATCCCTTGGCCATGCATTTGTGCGGTCAAGtccccctctgtcccctcctTGCCTGCACCTTCAGTTTGGGTACCCATTCCAGGCACCAGAGTTGGGTTCCCTTCATCCACCTCCCCAAGGTCCAGCCGTCCCTGGTTAGAGAACCCAGGTGCTCTGTCTCTTGGCCTGCTGCCCTTCTGTAACTGGACCTCATCCCGGCCACAGAACAGTACTAAGCCTCCACCAGCTCTCCACAGAATCCCCTGTGTTCCAGGTTGGGGGGAGTTGGCGCCACAAATTGATGGTCATACCTGGGCAGAGCGGGCACTTCGAGAGAATGAACGCCACGCCTTCACCTGCTGGGTGGCAGGGGGGCCTGGCACCCCCCGATTGGCCTGGTACCTGGATGGACAGCTACAGAAGACCAGCACCTCAAGACTGCTGAGCGTGGGCAGGGAGGCCTTCTCTGGAGGCACCAGCACTTTCACTGTCACTGCCCAGCGGGCCCAGCATGAGCTCAACTGCTCCCTGCAAGACCCAGACAGTGGCCGGTCAGCCAACGCCTCCGTCCTCCTCAATGTGCAAT TTAAGCCGGAGATTGCCCAGGTTGGGGCTAAGTACCAGGAAGCTCAAGGCCCGGGCCTCCTGGTCGTCCTTTTTGCCCTGGTGCGTGCGAACCCGCCTGCCAACGTGACCTGGATCGACGAGGATGGGCCGGTGACTGTCAACACCTCTGACTTCCTGGTGCTGGATGCCCAGAACTACCCCTGGCTCACCAAACACACCGTGCAACTGCAGCTCCGCAGCCTGCCACAGAACCTGTCCGTGGTGGCCACCAACGACGTGGGTGTCACCAGCGCCTCGCTTCCGGCCCCAG GGCTCCTGGCCACCCGGGTGGAAGTGCCACTGCTGGGGATCGTTGTGGCCGGAGGGCTTGCCTTGGGCACCCTGGTGGGGTTCAGCACCTTGGTGGCCTGTCTGGTCTGCAGGAAAGCGAAGAAGACCAAAG gcccctcccggCGCCCATCCCTGATCTCTAG TGACTCCAACAACCTGAAACTCAACAACGTGCGCCTGCCGCGGGAGAACATGTCCCTCCCGTCCCACCTGCAGCTCAACGACCTCACTCCGGACTCCAGAG GGAAACGAGCGGACCAGCAGATGGCTCAGGACAACAGCCAGCCAGAACTTCTGGATCCGGAGCCCGGCGGCCTCCTCACCAGCCGAG GTcttacaaattttctttttcagtattggtaa
- the TMEM25 gene encoding transmembrane protein 25 isoform X3, whose translation MALPPGPATLPHTLLLLPALLSSGTPLFIPWPCICAVKSPSVPSLPAPSVWVPIPGTRVGFPSSTSPRSSRPWLENPGALSLGLLPFCNWTSSRPQNSTKPPPALHRIPCVPGWGELAPQIDGHTWAERALRENERHAFTCWVAGGPGTPRLAWYLDGQLQKTSTSRLLSVGREAFSGGTSTFTVTAQRAQHELNCSLQDPDSGRSANASVLLNVQFKPEIAQVGAKYQEAQGPGLLVVLFALVRANPPANVTWIDEDGPVTVNTSDFLVLDAQNYPWLTKHTVQLQLRSLPQNLSVVATNDVGVTSASLPAPGLLATRVEVPLLGIVVAGGLALGTLVGFSTLVACLVCRKAKKTKGPSRRPSLISSDSNNLKLNNVRLPRENMSLPSHLQLNDLTPDSRGKRADQQMAQDNSQPELLDPEPGGLLTSRGSGRAGSAAIAHGPSRSVACGIFLDRGTNPRPLQRQANSQPLRHQGSP comes from the exons ATGGCGCTGCCTCCAGGGCCAGCTACCCTCCCGCACACACTTCTGCTCCTGCCGGCCCTTCTGAGCTCAGGTACACCCCTGTTCATCCCTTGGCCATGCATTTGTGCGGTCAAGtccccctctgtcccctcctTGCCTGCACCTTCAGTTTGGGTACCCATTCCAGGCACCAGAGTTGGGTTCCCTTCATCCACCTCCCCAAGGTCCAGCCGTCCCTGGTTAGAGAACCCAGGTGCTCTGTCTCTTGGCCTGCTGCCCTTCTGTAACTGGACCTCATCCCGGCCACAGAACAGTACTAAGCCTCCACCAGCTCTCCACAGAATCCCCTGTGTTCCAGGTTGGGGGGAGTTGGCGCCACAAATTGATGGTCATACCTGGGCAGAGCGGGCACTTCGAGAGAATGAACGCCACGCCTTCACCTGCTGGGTGGCAGGGGGGCCTGGCACCCCCCGATTGGCCTGGTACCTGGATGGACAGCTACAGAAGACCAGCACCTCAAGACTGCTGAGCGTGGGCAGGGAGGCCTTCTCTGGAGGCACCAGCACTTTCACTGTCACTGCCCAGCGGGCCCAGCATGAGCTCAACTGCTCCCTGCAAGACCCAGACAGTGGCCGGTCAGCCAACGCCTCCGTCCTCCTCAATGTGCAAT TTAAGCCGGAGATTGCCCAGGTTGGGGCTAAGTACCAGGAAGCTCAAGGCCCGGGCCTCCTGGTCGTCCTTTTTGCCCTGGTGCGTGCGAACCCGCCTGCCAACGTGACCTGGATCGACGAGGATGGGCCGGTGACTGTCAACACCTCTGACTTCCTGGTGCTGGATGCCCAGAACTACCCCTGGCTCACCAAACACACCGTGCAACTGCAGCTCCGCAGCCTGCCACAGAACCTGTCCGTGGTGGCCACCAACGACGTGGGTGTCACCAGCGCCTCGCTTCCGGCCCCAG GGCTCCTGGCCACCCGGGTGGAAGTGCCACTGCTGGGGATCGTTGTGGCCGGAGGGCTTGCCTTGGGCACCCTGGTGGGGTTCAGCACCTTGGTGGCCTGTCTGGTCTGCAGGAAAGCGAAGAAGACCAAAG gcccctcccggCGCCCATCCCTGATCTCTAG TGACTCCAACAACCTGAAACTCAACAACGTGCGCCTGCCGCGGGAGAACATGTCCCTCCCGTCCCACCTGCAGCTCAACGACCTCACTCCGGACTCCAGAG GGAAACGAGCGGACCAGCAGATGGCTCAGGACAACAGCCAGCCAGAACTTCTGGATCCGGAGCCCGGCGGCCTCCTCACCAGCCGAG gctccggacgcgcaggctcagcagccatcgctcacgggcccagccgctccgtggcatgtgggatcttcctggaccggggcacgaacccgcgtcccctgcaacggcaggcgaactctcaaccactgcgccaccagggaagcccat AA
- the TMEM25 gene encoding transmembrane protein 25 isoform X5: MALPPGPATLPHTLLLLPALLSSGTPLFIPWPCICAVKSPSVPSLPAPSVWVPIPGTRVGFPSSTSPRSSRPWLENPGALSLGLLPFCNWTSSRPQNSTKPPPALHRIPCVPGWGELAPQIDGHTWAERALRENERHAFTCWVAGGPGTPRLAWYLDGQLQKTSTSRLLSVGREAFSGGTSTFTVTAQRAQHELNCSLQDPDSGRSANASVLLNVQFKPEIAQVGAKYQEAQGPGLLVVLFALVRANPPANVTWIDEDGPVTVNTSDFLVLDAQNYPWLTKHTVQLQLRSLPQNLSVVATNDVGVTSASLPAPGPSRRPSLISSDSNNLKLNNVRLPRENMSLPSHLQLNDLTPDSRGKRADQQMAQDNSQPELLDPEPGGLLTSRGLTNFLFQYWLRTRRLSSHRSRAQPLRGMWDLPGPGHEPASPATAGELSTTAPPGKPMYVFILK, translated from the exons ATGGCGCTGCCTCCAGGGCCAGCTACCCTCCCGCACACACTTCTGCTCCTGCCGGCCCTTCTGAGCTCAGGTACACCCCTGTTCATCCCTTGGCCATGCATTTGTGCGGTCAAGtccccctctgtcccctcctTGCCTGCACCTTCAGTTTGGGTACCCATTCCAGGCACCAGAGTTGGGTTCCCTTCATCCACCTCCCCAAGGTCCAGCCGTCCCTGGTTAGAGAACCCAGGTGCTCTGTCTCTTGGCCTGCTGCCCTTCTGTAACTGGACCTCATCCCGGCCACAGAACAGTACTAAGCCTCCACCAGCTCTCCACAGAATCCCCTGTGTTCCAGGTTGGGGGGAGTTGGCGCCACAAATTGATGGTCATACCTGGGCAGAGCGGGCACTTCGAGAGAATGAACGCCACGCCTTCACCTGCTGGGTGGCAGGGGGGCCTGGCACCCCCCGATTGGCCTGGTACCTGGATGGACAGCTACAGAAGACCAGCACCTCAAGACTGCTGAGCGTGGGCAGGGAGGCCTTCTCTGGAGGCACCAGCACTTTCACTGTCACTGCCCAGCGGGCCCAGCATGAGCTCAACTGCTCCCTGCAAGACCCAGACAGTGGCCGGTCAGCCAACGCCTCCGTCCTCCTCAATGTGCAAT TTAAGCCGGAGATTGCCCAGGTTGGGGCTAAGTACCAGGAAGCTCAAGGCCCGGGCCTCCTGGTCGTCCTTTTTGCCCTGGTGCGTGCGAACCCGCCTGCCAACGTGACCTGGATCGACGAGGATGGGCCGGTGACTGTCAACACCTCTGACTTCCTGGTGCTGGATGCCCAGAACTACCCCTGGCTCACCAAACACACCGTGCAACTGCAGCTCCGCAGCCTGCCACAGAACCTGTCCGTGGTGGCCACCAACGACGTGGGTGTCACCAGCGCCTCGCTTCCGGCCCCAG gcccctcccggCGCCCATCCCTGATCTCTAG TGACTCCAACAACCTGAAACTCAACAACGTGCGCCTGCCGCGGGAGAACATGTCCCTCCCGTCCCACCTGCAGCTCAACGACCTCACTCCGGACTCCAGAG GGAAACGAGCGGACCAGCAGATGGCTCAGGACAACAGCCAGCCAGAACTTCTGGATCCGGAGCCCGGCGGCCTCCTCACCAGCCGAG GTcttacaaattttctttttcagtattg gctccggacgcgcaggctcagcagccatcgctcacgggcccagccgctccgtggcatgtgggatcttcctggaccggggcacgaacccgcgtcccctgcaacggcaggcgaactctcaaccactgcgccaccagggaagcccatgtatgtatttattttaaaataa